A portion of the Acidisoma sp. PAMC 29798 genome contains these proteins:
- a CDS encoding DNA translocase FtsK gives MAALADARRLISPTLLAMLRRRLAGLGGLLLGLLGIGLLVALASYHPTDASLDTAGTVVRNLAGPAGAMVADLAWQGFGVIGLLPAFVLLVWGWRMAESRRLSHLALRLMALAIAMPLLAGGLANLPVPMADSSVWLAAGWGGATGYAVGNTLIGAAHSALGPLGIALGWVLEMILGLGLAAFGFGLTAMEWRAAGRQARTGAVSAAALSMRSSQTMAGGMGGLGRSMGAIFRLLPDWGQTRHSDERAPHPATRLPPMDPEDDDRRTATSGPFARRDGAAPSAAPRAAPLGRETPRDMGRDREPVAEAPGDSRIRAQKQRRQVVAEVPAPISNAGWRLPPLSLLKEPPARHEVGISAEAMQANARLLETVLSDYGVQGSIVEIRPGPVVTLYELEPAPGIRSARVIGLADDVARSLSVTAVRIATVPGRNVIGIEVPNDKRETVFLRELMQVDEWSSHTGRLPLALGKDISGSPVIVDLARMPHLLVAGTTGSGKSVGINAMILSLLFRMSPEDCRLILIDPKMLELSVYDGIPHLMAPVVTEPAKAVQALKWTVREMERRYRAMSQLSVRNIGGYNERVIEARSRGEVVTRKVQTGFDAETGRPIFEEQPLALEPLPFLVVIIDEMADLMMVAGKEIEITVQRLAQMARAAGIHVIMATQRPSVDVITGTIKANFPTRISFQVISKFDSRTILGEQGSEQLLGQGDMLYMAGGGRITRVHGPFVTDREVEDAVAFLREQGEPNYLDEVTEATEEDNGGGNSTATMPGASEGEKGLFDQAVALVAREGKASTSFIQRHLQIGYNRAARLIEQMEKEGIVGPANHVGKREVLVRRTNNDDD, from the coding sequence TTTGGTGGCGCTCGCCTCCTACCATCCCACCGATGCATCCCTCGATACGGCGGGAACCGTCGTGCGCAACCTCGCCGGACCGGCCGGCGCCATGGTTGCTGATCTTGCCTGGCAGGGATTTGGCGTCATCGGCTTGCTGCCGGCCTTCGTCCTGCTCGTTTGGGGATGGCGCATGGCCGAGAGCCGGCGCCTCAGCCACCTCGCCCTTCGCCTCATGGCCTTGGCGATCGCGATGCCGCTGCTTGCCGGCGGCCTTGCCAATCTGCCCGTGCCGATGGCCGATAGTTCGGTCTGGCTCGCTGCCGGTTGGGGTGGCGCGACCGGCTATGCCGTCGGCAATACCCTGATCGGTGCCGCCCACTCCGCCCTCGGCCCTTTGGGGATCGCGCTCGGCTGGGTGCTCGAAATGATCCTGGGTCTTGGCCTCGCCGCCTTTGGTTTCGGCCTGACGGCCATGGAATGGCGTGCCGCTGGCCGCCAAGCCCGCACCGGCGCCGTGAGTGCCGCCGCCCTGTCGATGCGGTCCAGCCAGACGATGGCCGGCGGCATGGGCGGTCTCGGCCGCAGCATGGGCGCGATCTTCAGACTGCTGCCCGACTGGGGACAGACGCGCCACAGCGACGAACGCGCGCCGCATCCGGCAACGCGCCTGCCGCCGATGGACCCGGAGGATGACGACCGCCGCACCGCCACGAGCGGCCCCTTTGCGCGTCGTGACGGCGCCGCGCCGAGTGCCGCGCCGCGCGCTGCCCCGCTTGGACGTGAGACGCCACGCGACATGGGCCGTGACCGCGAGCCTGTCGCCGAGGCGCCCGGTGACAGCCGCATCCGCGCCCAGAAGCAGCGCCGCCAGGTGGTGGCCGAGGTGCCGGCACCGATTTCCAATGCCGGTTGGCGTCTGCCGCCGCTGTCCCTGCTGAAGGAGCCGCCGGCCCGCCATGAAGTCGGCATCAGCGCCGAGGCGATGCAGGCCAATGCTCGGCTGCTCGAAACCGTGCTGTCCGATTACGGCGTTCAGGGTAGCATCGTGGAAATCCGCCCCGGACCGGTGGTGACGCTCTATGAGCTGGAGCCGGCGCCCGGCATTCGCTCGGCCCGCGTCATCGGCCTGGCGGATGACGTCGCCCGCAGCCTGTCCGTCACGGCCGTCCGCATCGCGACCGTCCCCGGTCGCAACGTGATCGGCATCGAGGTGCCGAACGACAAGCGCGAGACGGTGTTCCTGCGCGAACTGATGCAGGTCGATGAATGGTCGAGCCATACCGGCCGCCTGCCATTGGCTTTGGGCAAGGACATCAGCGGGTCACCGGTGATCGTCGATCTGGCGCGGATGCCGCATCTGCTCGTTGCCGGCACCACCGGCTCGGGCAAGTCCGTCGGCATCAATGCGATGATCCTGTCGCTGCTGTTCCGCATGTCCCCGGAAGACTGCCGCCTGATCCTGATCGACCCGAAGATGCTGGAACTCTCCGTCTATGACGGTATTCCGCATCTGATGGCGCCGGTGGTGACGGAGCCTGCGAAGGCGGTTCAGGCGTTGAAATGGACGGTGCGGGAGATGGAACGCCGCTACCGTGCCATGAGCCAGCTCAGCGTCCGCAATATCGGCGGCTACAATGAGCGGGTGATTGAGGCGCGGTCGCGCGGCGAAGTGGTCACCCGCAAGGTCCAGACCGGCTTCGACGCCGAGACCGGACGCCCGATCTTCGAAGAGCAGCCTTTGGCGCTGGAGCCGCTGCCCTTCCTGGTGGTCATCATCGACGAGATGGCGGATCTGATGATGGTCGCCGGCAAGGAGATCGAGATTACGGTGCAACGGCTGGCGCAGATGGCGCGCGCCGCTGGCATTCACGTCATCATGGCGACGCAGCGGCCGTCCGTGGATGTCATCACCGGCACCATCAAGGCGAATTTCCCGACCCGCATCAGCTTCCAGGTGATCAGCAAGTTCGACAGCCGCACCATTTTGGGCGAGCAGGGCTCCGAGCAGCTCCTGGGCCAGGGCGACATGCTCTACATGGCCGGCGGCGGGCGCATCACCCGCGTTCATGGCCCCTTCGTCACGGATCGGGAGGTCGAGGATGCGGTCGCCTTCCTGCGTGAGCAGGGCGAGCCGAACTACCTCGACGAAGTGACCGAGGCGACGGAGGAAGACAATGGCGGCGGCAATTCCACCGCGACCATGCCTGGCGCGAGCGAGGGCGAGAAGGGCTTGTTCGACCAGGCGGTCGCTTTGGTCGCGCGGGAGGGCAAGGCCAGCACCAGCTTCATCCAGCGCCATCTCCAGATCGGGTACAACCGTGCCGCGCGGCTGATCGAGCAGATGGAGAAGGAGGGGATCGTGGGTCCCGCCAACCATGTCGGCAAGCGCGAGGTTCTGGTCCGCCGGACGAATAACGACGACGATTGA
- a CDS encoding response regulator has protein sequence MDQPVRLNGLRVLILEDEALLAMLLEDVLAEFGCSVAGTFSQNDAALAFLATNAADVDFGILDVNIGGQRSDPVAREFDRLGLPFVFSTGYDDSALNQTWRGKPSLKKPFRPIDLERILTDAAAARGP, from the coding sequence ATGGACCAGCCTGTACGATTGAATGGCCTTCGCGTCCTCATTCTTGAGGATGAGGCTTTGCTGGCGATGTTGCTGGAGGATGTGCTGGCAGAATTCGGCTGTTCGGTCGCCGGCACCTTTTCCCAGAATGACGCCGCCCTGGCCTTTCTGGCCACCAACGCGGCCGATGTCGATTTCGGCATTCTGGACGTCAATATCGGCGGTCAGCGCAGCGACCCCGTGGCGCGTGAGTTCGACCGGCTCGGCCTGCCCTTCGTCTTCAGCACCGGCTATGACGATTCGGCCCTGAACCAGACGTGGCGCGGCAAGCCGAGCCTGAAGAAGCCGTTTCGGCCGATCGACCTGGAACGCATTCTGACGGACGCAGCGGCCGCCCGGGGGCCATAG